The segment GCGGTATTATAACCTGCTGGCGGGCTCGGCGCCTCCTGGCGGCGGCGAGGGCGAGGGCGAAGGTAGCGGCGCTGCCCCGCGGGCCGGGCTCCGCGCCCGCGGGGCTGGTTCAACCTCGAGCCATCCCCGCGGACGGCGTCCCAACCGCCAACTCGGAATGGTTCGACTTTGAACCGTCCTCGCCGATCAGGCTTCGCCACTAGCCTCAGATGGCTCGACATCGAACCATCCGGGCCGGTGAAGGGAAGCTCCGGCGCGGAGCACGCGTCGAGCGCCGCCTGCGCTCTACCCACCCTCCACCAACCGCAGGATCCGCCGTTGGGCGGTCGGCAGCGCGTAGCGCTCCAGTTCATGGGGCGCCACCCACACGCCGCGCGGCGCCGCCTCCTCCGCGGCAGCGACCGCCACCGGAAAAACGAACACGTGATAGACCTCGCGCCGGTGGCTGAACACGTGCACCACGCTGCCCACCGCTCGACCACGCCCCAACGCCTCGAGCCCAGACGCCGCACGGCCTGCGCGCGCCGCCGCGTCCTCCACGCTCTCCCCGTCGCCCGCGACCTCTCCCGGAAACGACCACATCCCTCCGAGCAGCCCGTCCTCCGGCCGCCGGACCAGCAGCAGGCGGCCGTCACGCGCCTGGAGCACGGCGGTCCCGACGTCGAACGTGGGGACCGCCGCGCGCCGCTTCGGCGCCGGCCGCTCGGCCTGCGTACCACGCGCGCGGGCGAGGCACCAGCGCGCGACCGGGCACGCGGCGCACTCCGGCGAGCGCGGCGTGCACACCGTCGCGCCCAGGTCCATCAACGCCTGGTTGAAGTCGCCCGGGCGCCGGCGGTCGATCAGGCGGCCGGCCAGACCGCGCAACTCGGCAGCGGATGGCTCGGCGATGTCGAACAGCCGCGCGAGCACCCGCCGCACGTTGCCGTCCACCGCGGGCTCCGGCTCGCCGTACGCGATGCTCGCGATGGCGCCGGCCGTGTACTCGCCCACACCCGGCAGAGCGCGCAACGCCGCCACGTCCCGCGGCACCCGGCCGCCGTGCCGCTCACGCACCAGCCGCGCGGCGCGGTGCAGGTTGCGTGCACGCGAGTAGTAGCCGAGCCCCTGCCACGCGTGGAGGACCTCGTCCAGCTCGGCGTCCGCGAGCGCGTCCAGCGTGGGGAACCGCTCGAGCCAGCGCTCGTAGTACGGACCCACCACTTCCGTCCGCGTCTGCTGGAGCATGATCTCGGAGACCCAGACGCGGTAGGGGTCCGCCGTTCCGCGCCACGGCAGCTCGCGGCGGTGGCGATCGTAGTGGCGCAGCAGCGCGCGACGGATCGCGGCGAGCCGGCGGCCGTCGCGGGTGGGGTCCAGCGCCCCGCTCTCGTCACGGCGGCCGCCGCGGCCATCGCCCCTGCCGCCCCCGATGGCGTCTGCGGCCGTCGAGCCGCCCACGGGACGGCCGTCGTCGCCGGTGCCGCCTCCGTACGTCCTCCCCCTCACACCTCGAGCGTCGGCTTGCCGAAGCCCGGCCCCGGCTGCGGACCCTGCCGCCGCGGTGCACGGGCGTAGCGCCCGCCCTCGGACCGGCTGATGCGCCGCTCGGCGACCAGCGCCTCGAGAACCAGCTCGCAGCCCGCCACCACGTGACCCGGAGACGAGCCCTGCGCCAGCCCGAGCGCCTCGACCACGCCCAGCAGGCCGGGCACGGCCCGGAACCCTTCGAGGCACGCCGCCGACGAGGCGGTGTCGGCGACCTGGAGCACGCCGCCGCGGTCGAAATGCTCCACCACCTGCTCCAGCGCCTCCTCCGCCGCCTCACCGCCGCGCGCCAGGAACGTGTCCGCCGCCGCGCGGGCGATCAGCTCCCGGGCAATGCGCTCCGCGCCGACCAGCTCACCTTCGTACTCGAGCTCGAGCTTGCCCGTGATCGCCGGCAACGCGGCGTACACGTCCGCGAACCGCGGCACCACCACCTCCTCGCCGCACACGAGGGCGCGCCGCTCCGCGTTCGAGACCGCGTTCTCCAGCACCGTGATCGGCATGCGCTGGCTCACGCCGGACCGCTGGTCCACACGCTTGTCCTCCCGCGCGAGGAACGCGATGCGCTCGATCGCTTCAGCGACGAAGTCCGGCACCTCCACCGGCAGGGCGCCACGCTCGATCCACGCCTCCTGCCGGGTGATCGCCATGCCGATCTCCACCGTCTCCGGGTAGTGCGTCACGATCTCCGCGCCGATCCGGTCCTTCAGCGGCGTGATGATCTTGCCGCGCGCCGTGTAGTCCTCCGGGTTCGCGGTGAAGACCAGCAGCACGTCCAGCGGCAGCCGTACCGGGTAGCCTTTGATCTGGACGTCGCCCTCCTGCATGATGTTGAACAGCCCCACCTGGATCTTGCCCGCCAGGTCCGGCAGCTCGTTGATGGCGAAGATGCCGCGGTTGGCCCGGGGCAGCAGCCCGAAGTGCATGGTGAGCTCGTCGGCGAGCACGTGCCCGCCCCGCGCCGCCCGGATCGGGTCCACGTCGCCGATGATGTCCGCAATCGTCACGTCGGGCGTGGCCAGCTTCTCGACGAACCGCGCCTCCCGCGGCACCCAGTC is part of the bacterium genome and harbors:
- a CDS encoding magnesium chelatase is translated as MTRRRPATVGELRRAGYQPVSVKDEIRANLIRKLRAGEPLFPGIIGYDDTVIPQVVNALLARQNFILLGLRGQAKSRIVRQLVSLLDEEIPILAGSEVNDDPLAPISKYGRTLLAEMGDDAPVDWVPREARFVEKLATPDVTIADIIGDVDPIRAARGGHVLADELTMHFGLLPRANRGIFAINELPDLAGKIQVGLFNIMQEGDVQIKGYPVRLPLDVLLVFTANPEDYTARGKIITPLKDRIGAEIVTHYPETVEIGMAITRQEAWIERGALPVEVPDFVAEAIERIAFLAREDKRVDQRSGVSQRMPITVLENAVSNAERRALVCGEEVVVPRFADVYAALPAITGKLELEYEGELVGAERIARELIARAAADTFLARGGEAAEEALEQVVEHFDRGGVLQVADTASSAACLEGFRAVPGLLGVVEALGLAQGSSPGHVVAGCELVLEALVAERRISRSEGGRYARAPRRQGPQPGPGFGKPTLEV
- the mutY gene encoding A/G-specific adenine glycosylase — its product is MRGRTYGGGTGDDGRPVGGSTAADAIGGGRGDGRGGRRDESGALDPTRDGRRLAAIRRALLRHYDRHRRELPWRGTADPYRVWVSEIMLQQTRTEVVGPYYERWLERFPTLDALADAELDEVLHAWQGLGYYSRARNLHRAARLVRERHGGRVPRDVAALRALPGVGEYTAGAIASIAYGEPEPAVDGNVRRVLARLFDIAEPSAAELRGLAGRLIDRRRPGDFNQALMDLGATVCTPRSPECAACPVARWCLARARGTQAERPAPKRRAAVPTFDVGTAVLQARDGRLLLVRRPEDGLLGGMWSFPGEVAGDGESVEDAAARAGRAASGLEALGRGRAVGSVVHVFSHRREVYHVFVFPVAVAAAEEAAPRGVWVAPHELERYALPTAQRRILRLVEGG